A genomic region of Miscanthus floridulus cultivar M001 chromosome 3, ASM1932011v1, whole genome shotgun sequence contains the following coding sequences:
- the LOC136545070 gene encoding probable glutathione S-transferase GSTF1 has protein sequence MAPVKVFGPLLSPNVTRVILCLEEVGVEYEIVNVDFNTGEHKSPQHLQRNPFGQLPAFQDGELMLFESRAISRHVLRKYKTSEVNLLREGNTSEAALVDVWLDVEAHQYDPAIAPIIYQLIVVPMSGGTPDQKLIDESLEKMKKVLDVYEAQLSKHKYLAGDFVSLADLSHLPYTVHFMATPFASVLDSYPSVKAWVHDLLSRPAVQRVISQFPKY, from the exons ATGGCGCCGGTGAAGGTATTCGGGCCACTGTTGTCCCCGAACGTGACGCGTGTAATCCTGTGCTTGGAGGAGGTCGGCGTGGAGTACGAGATTGTCAACGTGGACTTCAACACCGGCGAGCACAAGAGCCCCCAACACCTCCAACGTAAC CCCTTTGGACAGCTTCCAGCCTTCCAGGATGGCGAACTGATGCTCTTTG AATCCCGGGCGATTTCGAGGCATGTGCTTCGCAAGTACAAGACTTCGGAGGTGAACCTGCTGAGGGAGGGCAACACATCAGAGGCAGCGCTCGTCGACGTCTGGCTAGACGTTGAAGCACACCAGTACGACCCTGCCATCGCCCCCATCATCTACCAGCTGATTGTCGTGCCGATGAGCGGAGGAACTCCCGACCAGAAGCTCATCGACGAGTCCCTGGAGAAGATGAAGAAGGTGCTGGACGTGTACGAGGCGCAGCTGTCAAAGCACAAGTACCTGGCAGGGGACTTCGTCAGCCTGGCGGACCTCAGCCATCTCCCGTACACGGTCCACTTTATGGCCACGCCATTTGCATCGGTGTTGGATTCCTACCCGAGCGTCAAGGCATGGGTTCACGACTTGTTGTCCAGGCCAGCAGTCCAGAGGGTCATCTCCCAGTTCCCCAAATACTAA